The genomic segment ACGCTGAACTGCGCCTCATAACTATTGGCAGGTTTGCGTTTTCTTGATTCCGGCTCGCAGACAATGCCAACCGTTTCTTTCGGCACGAGAGCAGTGACGCGATCGATGTCCTCGATGCGAATACCTTGCTCGTGGAGAACCACCGCCGAGTCAGCGACCGCATGGGTGAAATGACAAGCAGGCACTGGCTTGACGGCTACCTCGCCGACCTCCCAAGTGCTGCCCAGGTTTTCCGTGGCCAGGGCGTAATCGCACTCTGCTTCGCGCTCACCTAGGTGGCTCTTGAACAGGCCAAAGCGCCCTTCATACACAGCCTTTGGACCGCTGAACCCATGGCGCGCCAAGGTCGCGGCCGTTAGCCCGGCAACGCCAGCCCAACCGGGATGCATGCGTTTGGTCCAGGCACCGTCTTCGAGAAATTCCAAGCTGCCCGATGCCGTGCTCAAAGCAATACCCTGAGTCATTGCCAATTGCTCGGCGGTCTGGCCCTGTAGCTTGCCGGCAATCAGTGCACAACCGAACGCACCTATCAGCCCGGTGGGATGAAACCCGACCTGATGGAAGCCCCCCTTGGCCACCGCAGCAAGACGCGTTGCCACTTCCATGCCGAGTATGTAGGCAGTGAGAAAATCGCGACCGCTGGCGTCGTGCTGTGCAGCGATCCCCAAGGCTGCCGGGAAGCAACTGGCCGTCGCGTGGATCACTCCACGGCCGTGGGTATCGTCAAAGTCCAGGCCGTGCACCAGCACCGCGTTAAGCAAAATGGCATCACGTAGCGAAAGTTTGGCGCTGTAGCCAATGACATCGCTTACGCCCTCACCAAGCTCACGCGCCGCAGACAGCGTGCGATGAGCAAATTCGTAGCGCGTAGACGCCAGAGCAATACCTGTTGCATCAAGGATCAGCAGCTTGGCCCGCTGACGCACCTGCTCAGGGATAGCCTCGAACCTCAACTGCTCAGCAAAGGCTCCCAGAGCAGCAGCGATAGGCTTATCGGAAGAGGTATTCATTGTTGTTCGCCTCCTAGCTGACGAGAGTCAAGGAAATAGCGGGAATAAAGGTGATCAAAGCCAGCCCCAGCAAACGCACGCCGTAGAAAGGCAGCACGCCCCGCGCCACTTCATGCACCGGCAACTTGGAAATACCGCCCATGACGAACAAGTTGAGTCCAATGGGAGGCGTCAGCGTGGCGATTTCAACGTTGGCTACCATGATCACAGCGAAGTGAATCGGGTTGATGCCCAGGTGAGTCGCAATGGGAAACAGCAGTGGTGCCGTAAGCACGATCAAGGCAATGCCATCGAGGAACATGCCCAGTATCAGCAGCAAGACGTTGACCAATATCAGGAACTGCCAAATGCTCAGATCCATGGCACTGACCGCCGAAACGAGGCTGGCCGATACGCCCATCCGGGCCAAGGCAAAGCCAATCAGGCTGCCGCCCATCACTACGGCGAAGATCATCGTGGTTTGTAGCAGCGAGTCGCGTGCCACATCCCAGACGCCACCAAGGGTTACGCTGCGGTACACCAGCAGACAAAGGATTGCTGCATAGGCGGCGGCGAAGGCCGACACCTCAGTAGGCGTTAGATAGCCGGAATAGATGCTGCCGAGAATCAGCACTGGCATCAGTAGCGCCGCACCAGCACCCGGCAGACGACGGCTAAAAGCTGCCCAATCAGAGCGCTTAGCCTTGGCGCCATAACCGTTGCGTCGGCAGAAAAACACGACCGCCACCATCAACAGACCAGCTTCCATTACACCCGGCAGCACACCCGCGATGAATAACTGATCCACCGGCAGGCCGACGATAGAACCAATTAAGATAAAACCCAGTGACGGCGGAATCATTAACCCCAGGGTTCCGCCCACAGCAACGATAGCGGCGGAAAAACGCGGCGGATAATTTTCCTTGGTCAGACCCTCGACGGTCGATGCACCGATAGCGGCTGCAGAACCAACGCTGGAGCCAGAAACGGCGGCGAAGAACACGCTGGCGATCATCGCGGTCAACGCTAAACCACCCCGAACGGCTTGCACCACACTGCCAACCAGTTGAATCAGCAACTCGGCGATGTTGCCGCGCATCATCAGGTTACCGGCAAGAACGAACATCGG from the Stutzerimonas stutzeri genome contains:
- a CDS encoding MmgE/PrpD family protein, with amino-acid sequence MNTSSDKPIAAALGAFAEQLRFEAIPEQVRQRAKLLILDATGIALASTRYEFAHRTLSAARELGEGVSDVIGYSAKLSLRDAILLNAVLVHGLDFDDTHGRGVIHATASCFPAALGIAAQHDASGRDFLTAYILGMEVATRLAAVAKGGFHQVGFHPTGLIGAFGCALIAGKLQGQTAEQLAMTQGIALSTASGSLEFLEDGAWTKRMHPGWAGVAGLTAATLARHGFSGPKAVYEGRFGLFKSHLGEREAECDYALATENLGSTWEVGEVAVKPVPACHFTHAVADSAVVLHEQGIRIEDIDRVTALVPKETVGIVCEPESRKRKPANSYEAQFSVPYAIASGLLRGRFGLADLEPDAFADPAALALMEKIEYQVDPQSGFPRHYSGEVVVTLRDGREIRHREAINRGAADRPLSADDIIAKYRENAHTAIAPQAAQRILDAVLNLDAGSTRELSRALAARA
- a CDS encoding TRAP transporter large permease produces the protein MLMLIALLVMLAFLAIGTHVAVALGLVTTGLILFVAGVPTTVIAQTAFKSVNSYPLMAIPMFVLAGNLMMRGNIAELLIQLVGSVVQAVRGGLALTAMIASVFFAAVSGSSVGSAAAIGASTVEGLTKENYPPRFSAAIVAVGGTLGLMIPPSLGFILIGSIVGLPVDQLFIAGVLPGVMEAGLLMVAVVFFCRRNGYGAKAKRSDWAAFSRRLPGAGAALLMPVLILGSIYSGYLTPTEVSAFAAAYAAILCLLVYRSVTLGGVWDVARDSLLQTTMIFAVVMGGSLIGFALARMGVSASLVSAVSAMDLSIWQFLILVNVLLLILGMFLDGIALIVLTAPLLFPIATHLGINPIHFAVIMVANVEIATLTPPIGLNLFVMGGISKLPVHEVARGVLPFYGVRLLGLALITFIPAISLTLVS